In Cervus elaphus chromosome 5, mCerEla1.1, whole genome shotgun sequence, the following proteins share a genomic window:
- the HIGD1B gene encoding HIG1 domain family member 1B, translating into MSANRGWWAPPEGEDSVSEKLLRKTRESPLVPIGLGGCLLVAAYRIYRLKARGSTKMSIHLIHTRVAAQACAVGAIMLGAVYTMYRDYIKRTAQDTREK; encoded by the exons ATGTCTGCTAACAGAGGCTGGTGGGCGCCACCCGAGGGCGAGGACAGTGTGTCTGAGAAGCTCCTGAGGAAGACGAGGGAGTCTCCGCTGGTGCCTATAG GTTTAGGAGGCTGCCTGCTGGTGGCAGCATACCGGATCTACCGGCTGAAGGCTCGTGGTTCCACCAAGATGTCCATTCACCTGATTCATACCCGAGTGGCGGCACAGGCCTGTGCTGTGGGCGCGATCATGTTGG GCGCTGTGTACACGATGTACCGAGACTACATCAAGAGAACCGCGCAGGATACCAGGGAGAAGTAG